The Asterias amurensis chromosome 20, ASM3211899v1 region acacaaacgtgcctcgaaattgcttggttttccttttacctcgtgaacttacacggtcggctatttatgggagtcaaatatttgactcccatatatggccgaccgtgttagttcgcaaagtaaaaggaaaaccacgcaatttcgtgggcaaatttgtgtggatcattatattctacttttaaaacatcttttgaaccattgtattttataacaaacggttacaaatgctttttgtagaccaactcgtccaatccaaggcaacgtgtcactTTAAGATCAATAACAAGTGGATGTAAAAGATAAATACATAATTATTGTAGATATTTTCCTCTGCAGTTTTCtcatgtttttgtgtttttaatgttgCACTTTGAATTTTTGGGTTTTTGGTTTCAAGTTGCAAGCAAAAACATTCAGAGGATTTAAACAGAATGAGTTGACAGTATAAAAAGGAGGAAACTTTTGGTACATTAATTGTATTACAAAACTAAAAAGAAATGGACAATCTTAGAAGAGTTCTTTAAAATAGTattgtaaaataacaaattaacaatTGACAATTTACTAATCTCTAATGTTTAAATAGAAATGCCTTTCTGATCAAGTGTGGCTTTATTTATAAAGAAAATTCCGTCTGaaattttgtattcatttgaATACTGTATCCTTTGAAATGATATATAACAATCtgcttttgaaatattttgtaattaattatcaTAAGAACTTCATCCTATGCAACTCAATAAGTAAACGCCTGAAATTTATGTTGTAGAATCTCACTGGACAAATTTTCCTTGATATCTAGATTTTTGTATGGTACCTTCTTGTATAGGGCAAGAGAGTTTAAcatagcttaaaggaacacgttgctttggatcggtcgagttggtctttgaaaagcttttgttataaaattgatatggttagaaagatgttgtaaaagtagaatacaatgatctacacaaatatgccccaaaattgcgtggttttcgttttacctcgtcgactaacacggtcggctatttatgggagtcaaaaagttgactcccataaatggccgaccgtgttaattcgcgacataaaatgaaaaccgtgcaattttgagtgatacttgtgtggatcattatattctacttttaaaacatctttccaaccatatacatttcataacaaacggtttcaaacgcttttttatagaccaacttgtccaatacaaggcaacgtgttcctttaaaggcagtggacactattggtaattgtcaaagaccagtcttctcacgtagtgtatctcatcatatgcatgaaataacaaacctgtgaaaatttgctttctgatgcttgatttcgagacctcaaattctaaatctgaggtcttgaaatcaaattcgaggaaaattacttctttcttgaaaactatgttacttcagagggagccagtttctcacaatgttttatactatcaacctctccccattactcgttaccaaataaggtcttatgctaataattatttttgagtaattaccaatgtccactgcctttaaagggcaaACTCATgaaggaaattgttaatttgtgATGTGACATTTTAACATGTTCAAGAGGCACCAAGGTAATGACATGGGGCATTTGGGCAATTGCCTCTGTCTGAAGTATCAAGGCTGAGCTTGAACAGTGTACAGATAATTGATTACTATTTTATCCCCTTACGATAACAtccaatgtgtacatgtacacttcttctatatggaaaggtttgcgataaacaccatgtaatgactatctctaaatgagttggggtggttcttaaaagaaccgttggttacAACTTGacttttcgatcagtatgctctgatcgtcttctgaacTTTCCTTGTTAGGGCAAGAGAGTTTAACGATCAGAGCATTCTTTagtcattacatgtacatggtgttaccgcaaacctttccatatatttttttccagcatgcaaagtttcaaatcctacttgcaTGTATTGGACTTCTACAATAAGCTACTGTTGCTATGTGCATAGCTCACTGGTTTCTATGGTTACAATGGTTGCTCTTGGTATAACACTATGATTGCTATTGTTATGGTTTACTGATGGGCTACTCGTACCCTTCTGTCTTCCAACAATGGAAGTAGGCAGGCATGTACACCCTGAGCAATACaagtttccattattattattattattatatgcaaTGGCTCAACACAGTGGTTGCTATAGGTACAGTGCGTCATAATAAGTCCTGCTTTAAACCAACACACCTAACCTAACAGTATGGGTGTTATAAAAtagaatataatttttgtttgttaattaaaTTTCAATTAGAAAGATTGAATTGCTGAAAAATGTGTATAATGTATTCCTCTAGCCATTGCATTCTAAAGTTGATACAAAagtatgtttttaaaagtgaCAGATATTTCTATTTTCTATCAGAGTTAAATCtttaagttttattgtattttgagACCATTCTACGGATTACATAATTAAGCAAGCCTTCTAACGCAATCATTTGGAACTATTGTATTTTACATAAcctttttacatttgttttgttttatatgggCTGTATCCAAATCATCTCATGGTATTCAAATTGAAAGCAAATGTAAACACTTTTTGTGCAAATTAATCTATGCTCAAATTGCTTTGTCATATTaactaaaaaatttgttttgttttccttcaatatttgtttctgtATTGATGTTCAGGTTACTTGTCAGCAGaatgaaaacaattgtttttgcatCATCAATCAGACAAAAAAGGGTGTCTTTAAAAGTTCAGCAATGTTTTGGGGGGTTGATgctacatgtaggcggcagcagacatatcAATTGAATCCATTGTTTTCtgaaatgtgcgcatgctcagaaggATTCGAGGCTGCCAACTAGTATCCCATACTCCTCCATTATGAACATTTCCTTGAAGAAAtcgtcttaaaaaaaataactacatTCCAAATAAATTTCTTGATggattttgtatgaattctgtCAAGTACATGTAGCTAAGCATGTTGTTTTCTGCTTAGCCAAAATACTGAGTTGCATGAACAATCTGACTGTGACTGGTAGGCTATCTGGCCTGCCAATTATTGCAGGTTTTCTATTCACATACATGTGCATGAGAGATGCTTAAAGCAGATATCATTATTAAAATTGTGTAGTCCTACacaatttttataattattgtgaAATGTTTTCAGTAGACTAATAGTGATAACCTTTAGAATTATCAGAATCAAATGTGAACATCTCTTGTTGTATTTAATCATACATAGATTCGTGTTGATATAAGTACATCAGTTTCAAATAGTGTGCCTTTGATTGTCTTAAAGTGCTTTTTGTAAATATGCCTCTAAAACTCTCTCAACTCGGTGATGCCTCTAAAATTCCCTTAACTCAGTGATGCTATTACTATGTTATTTCCTGTTGTGATTTATGCATTCTTGATTGAAATTGTAGTGCAGAATAATGATATTAAAACCTTTTAAAGCAAATGGTAATCTTATTGTCTATTAATgggtgatttttttcccccaaaaataaataaattttaattgaatAATAACTCGTAATAATTAGTAACAGCGTGGTACTGCTCtgatattttgttgtgctcatAACTATGTTGAAGGGAGgctcatagattggtttttgtcattGTAATGCTAATTTGTTCTTCAGAAGAAGAACAATGCATCTGTCCCTGTTTAGCGAGGTGGTGGGAATATCAAATCGCATCTCTGGCCGCAGCGTCTGCGAACGGTCATCAACCCTTGGAAATGTGAGATTTGTTTCATACATGAGCcaattctcagattcaattgtttgtgtgtgaaaatTAGCCAAACTATAGAACTTGGAAAGGAatcttttctttaaaaagtttatactGTTGATTCCAATCTATGATCGAACcttgaacaaaattattttagaaatATGCACAGAATTTGGTCTCTTTTGCATTCTAAAAAAGAAGACtgattaaaaacaacaataagtAGTTACACTTATGATTTAGGCATTGATATTTTAAGCAAAGCCCTTGTCGTCAGCTTTTTTCATAATGTTCAAAAGTGTAGAATTGCTTCAGTTTTCTTGCATATTGCATGAAACAATTTGTGACATCCAGCATCATTCCATTTGTTGTCTGTGAACTGCATTAGAACACATTTGCCGTCACCGGATGGTTGATTTACTCGCCACTGCGTATCAATTGAAACACCCTCCCCAACAACCCAGGTATCTGAATGGTACaaacaatgtgaaaaaaaaacaactaactAATGTCTTTAACAAATCCAcatagtaggcctacaataaaaaataatgtacagttttttgttttttttttttttttttgtgtttttttctttcttaaaaacaaaagctACACTGAACAACATTACGCTTATCAACTTTGTACATTTGAGTTTACGAACCTCCAACGTTGCTGCAGTCAATCCAAACTTGTTTAGAGAAATTCAGATGTTTTATCTCTTGCTCAGATTGAGGCACTGCCATTATGCTACCCAACCTGATGCATTCTTGCTTTGCCTCAGACCATGGTAGGGCTGCATCAGTGACTTTGTAGCAATGGTTTCCCCATTTACTCCAAGAAGGCGGACATCCACCTCCAATAGAAGCCAAACACTGCCCATCACCAGTGGGCAGGCTGATCATTATCAAGATCAGCAAGAGCTTCATAGTTTTTATGTCTTATCAAAATAAACTAATTTTCAATAAATGTCTTCCTCTCCCAACCAGTTCAAAATAGTTACTGTGCATTAGCAAAAAGAGCTgcgtcacacacacacacacttgtcAGGCACACTATGGTTTCACATACATCAACCTCATGAAAATGGGCTGTTTTGATCACTGAGCTGTGAATAATATTACCAGTGAGCTGTGAATATGACCAGTAAGCTGTGAATAAAAAATGATCACACAAATTAATTAGACAATTAATATTGAGaaaatttatgttttattgaaaaaaaatatcatggGGGTTGACAGTGGTTCCATTTCAAGGAAGTTACCTATCAAAAGGTGTTTGGggctttgcaccaaaaagccaATTTTGTTGTCATGTGAACCACCAACAACCTGTCTCTATTAGTCAAACATTCAGCCAATAGAAAGTGAGAATGCAAAAATTAAGGGGGCGGGGCATTGGTGTGAACTGGCTTCAAATTTTCTCTTGAGGGCGCTCGAACTTTCCGACGAAAACATGAATTTAAAAGGTTAATTTCTGGAGTTCTGTCACAGAGTTTTGACCGCAAAGTACACATTAAAGTGTAACTTAATGCTTATTGTTGTCTCCATGCAGTGAAGAAGAAGATTGGTAAGCTATTCTTGCATCATTTATCTCAGTAAATAGCGCACAGGAGATGTTTTTCAATGAACGTAAATTGTAACtgttataaatataataaattaaagTTATTGTTACCCTACTTCTATCTGTCTATTCTATTTCTAGTTCTAACTTCTATTTCTACTTTACTACGAACACAAGCATAGAGGTACAAGCTAGATTGGTCAACCACCCCACACCACACACTGTCGCCAGCCAAAGTTGTGGCATACGACTCGCAAAGTGGTGTAACTGTAActctgttagtgttagtgttgcAGTGGTTAGTGATTTAGTCAGATGTTTTTTGTTACACTGACCGAGTGAAAAATAAACCACTTGCAAGTTGCAtgacggaaaagtttccgtatggcgccaccactttttcattcgatatgaaataatataatatctaattt contains the following coding sequences:
- the LOC139952260 gene encoding snaclec jerdonibitin subunit beta-like, with amino-acid sequence MKLLLILIMISLPTGDGQCLASIGGGCPPSWSKWGNHCYKVTDAALPWSEAKQECIRLGSIMAVPQSEQEIKHLNFSKQVWIDCSNVGDTWVVGEGVSIDTQWRVNQPSGDGKCVLMQFTDNKWNDAGCHKLFHAICKKTEAILHF